In the genome of Stomoxys calcitrans chromosome 4, idStoCalc2.1, whole genome shotgun sequence, the window TATTTATTTAGTTACGTACATTATTTTCCGCCAGGGGGCATTACGGTTTAGACGTCTTTCAATGGCACCACCTAGCGCTGAGTAGCGGTAACTTGCATGACAGCTACACTTTTGACAGATGTCAAAGACCAAAACTGTCAACACGATTTTCCTTTCTTTCCGGTGACTGCTCCATAGAAGACGCTAAAGTacgtaaatttatttaaaaaaatcattagaaATCCAAACAATCGTAAATTTAACAAGTGAAATAAGATTGCAATTTAGAATTTTGCCCTccaagtttttgaaaatatgctGGGTGTTAAATCGAAACGTTAGTTTGTGATTGAAAAATGATTTGTAAAATTGTGGGCAGTGTTTACAAAAACATACAAACGACCTTAATTCTATTCAGTATGATGTATGAAACTAATTGATGTGtggtttttgtttcgttttaggATGTTTATGCCAAAGGCTCATCGTGTCGCTATATACGAATACCTCTTCAAAGAGGGTGTTATCGTAGCCAAAAAGGATACACATGCTCCCAAGCATCCTGAGCTCGAGAACATCCCAAATTTGCATGTCATCAAAACATTGCAGTCTCTACACTCTCGTGGCTTGGTCAAGGAACAATTTGCTTGGAGACATTACTACTGGTACTTGACCAACGAGGGTATTGAATTCTTGCGCAGTTATTTGCATTTGCCCCCAGAAATTGTTCCTGCCACTCTCAAACGTCCCACCAGACCCGAAACTGTGCGTCCCCGCCCAGCTGCTGCTGGTCAACGTACCACTGATTCTAGCAAAACTGGTGAGGATCGCTCTGCTTACAGACGTGCTCCCGGTGGTGCTGACAAGAAGGGCGATGTTGGCCCTGGCGCTGGTGATGTTGAATTCCGTGGAGGTTTCGGTCGTGGTCGCCCCCAATAAATGTTAGTGGACACCGGTTGGTGATTGTGCGTATATCACCTTATCAACCTAATTAGATGTAAATCTTTTTAATTGCATAAAAAGAGGTTTTCTATTTTAAATGATaacaagaaaaatataaaaagagaaaaaaacactaaaaaaaGCTGGCCATTCGTTTTGTGATTTAATTGAAGAACAAGAAGTGCAAGATAGTGTTTGTTAGATTTCACCATAATTAAAACTATGAATGTGTTGTTGGAACTCCCACAAGTTTTGTTTACTTTTGGgaaatgtaaacaaattaaaaatatgataACGTGTCTTCATCTTGTTCTATAACTTAAACGTTTTGAAATGAAGACAGTAACAGAAAATTGGACAAAAGCCGGTTGATGGTTAATGGAGCTTATATTAGTGATGGTAAAAGCGGTACATAACCTAGGGGGAAAAATCaagcaaaaatttaatatcgtatagtgattaaaaatgaaaataaattactAAAAAGTTTTAGTCAGGTGCCTTTGAAAGGTATTCACAGAAACTCATTGTGGGGagcgatgctaatgcacatcaacGGTTTAGGGCAACTTCAGATGTTAATGATAGAGGTAAGCCGTTAATCGAACACTTTTAAAGCCAGGTTCCGACAGGAGTTGCTAGAAGTTACTTTTTCATCGGGCTAATATTTATAAGGATATATGAGTAGGAAGTCTCAAATAACACCAGGCTCTCTGATTATCGTTAATTTAGCTTCAGCGCTTAAGTGAAAATATTGCAGATTTAAAAGGAGAATTGATATATATTTCGGCCCTTTCTACCGGGATGACCTTAGTAGGTCTAAAAAGGAAGTGGGAGCTGTGGACGACATCGATATGATGGTCAAACCCTGCAGCCGAATTActgcatacgtgaacgagtaaaatcgttcgaaatctccATTGTGAAGCATGCATACTTTTATCGAactggaatttttgaaatttaagaataAGAAATCGagcattatttataaaaacttgggcatacaaatttatatacatatggtATAACACCCATTAAACACGAGGTGACATTTCATTCGATATGAAATCCTGAACGACTGCAGGACCAAACCAATGGTCAAACAGCGACCGCAAACTGACAAAACTGATGGGTGTGAAGAAAGAAAAAGGTCTACTACAAAAAAACTACAACTACTCTTTGATACACATTGTGACTTTTCGTCTTTGAAAAGATTCAACTCCTTAAAATCGCCTGGTCCTGATAGCTTGACCAGATGAATTACGAGCTCTGTCCAATATACTGGCTTCGGGAGAAATACTCTGCATATGTCAACAAGACAACCTGTAGAATGGAGAGACAAAGATCCCCTTTATATCAAAAGGAAGAGAAGAGCTGGAAACAAGGCATAAGCAATATAGTATTGTCTCTGGAACACTGCGACAAAGATGGGTGTGGGTACAGAAGGATATGTTCTTAAGTCTAGTAGGATAGGATGGTTAATAAAAGAGGGGGCGTGTGTGTGTTTAAAATCGGGCAACATCGAACACGCTGGTCGAACTCTAGCTATGTACGAATTGAGAAGGCTCTATCGACCGGAACGCAAATTAGCTTAAACTACTCTGGTCTGCTGAGTGAGATAACTTCTTGATGCCCTATATGTGGCGGACGaagttgttgtaacagtgtgttgtatactCAGGCGGCAGCCCTAGCCGATGAAAGGCTCCATGGGGCCAATCCGGtttgtacaaccggctgctgtGTATAACCCCCTTTAACGCCGCCTGATCTATCTGATATTTCAAACAATCTTACTATGATGACcaaacactacttcacgtgtGGCAGCCTGtgctgccgtttttggtagtttcctaccaaaattggtaggtttttattctcttggtaggttggtaggctgacctcaatttttggtaggtttttccaacttATAAATATcaagttaattactgaaaaatCGCAGgggataaataaaaatttattcacttATCGTTTCTGCGTATTAGTTAAAGAGTGCAGAAcaaaaccatggatgtcgaaagaccAAATACTGTTAAAAGGGGTCTCACTGTTTTAATTTTCCGTAAAAAggcgtaagttctgatattgactgtaactggtacgagtgttaagagatctctttcaaatttcgtaaattctgggtaGGAAATGCGGCTTTgtgccttcaatcggaaagtAGGCCTACGTGGCAGCCGCATACACATATGATAAGGGGCCCATGTAACTTACTGCAGCGACGCAAATTAGTAGCGCATTTCTGGGCCCAAACATTTAAGTCGGGAGATAGCTTTATCCACactcggcacggttgttcattgaaaaaatacgggtataaagggtgctatatcaagatataggccatcatTGAAGATAAGGCTACATAACGaacaacaaacagacggacggacataataTAACTCTTTCGCGTtgattttgtgggatttgtgtgcagagttgcatttttgcaactcGACGCTCAAAACCAAAGCTTAACgggctcattctgttttggcctttaagGCTTCAATATTTGTATATTGCAATTACTTTGTCCAAAATTTACAATTATGAGCGATGAAAGAGCAactgaaaaaggaaaaaatattttttaacaaaatttttatgtttacaGCACGGTGTACAATTAGAATAATGGCAGAAATTACAACCACTGATTCGAGTGCATTATTGAACAGATATGTAAGAAATTTTAATACCTTACTACAATGTCCAGCGCGATTTGCTGGAGGCAAAGATGGACAAAATGTACAACAATTTATTGAGcatataaaatattataaaagcCTCAAGTGTGTTACAGATGAACAGGCCTTGCAAGAACTGCATCATTTGCTAAAGGAACCAGCTGCGACATGGTGGttacagaaaaaacaaaattgtacaTCTTGGTCTGAAGCATTAAAGACATTGGAAAAGCAATATTCTAAGTCCAGATCAGCACACATGATATGGAAAGATTTGTTTAGACTTCCGTATCAGGCATATGGTACAGTGGACGAATTTCTTAATGAGAAAAGTGGACTTTTAAATGAACTGCCAGAACCACATTTGAATGAACAAAATAAATTAGCAATTATCAGTGGGCTGTTACCGAGTAACATGCAAACCTCGAATACACTATCCAATATTTCTACCATAGAAGAATTAAAGGAATATGTATTGAGATATAAGCAAAAGCATTCTGCCGCCATACCACTCTTGAAAGAAGTCAAAATGGAACCAGTAGACACAGAGGGAACAGATATAAACACAAACACTCAAAATGGAGGTAAAACAGTTAGTGAGCATGCAAACTACTTCAATAATAATCTTCAGATAACCTCAGATAAAGGCGACAGCCATAATGATAATCCATCCAATATGTCAAAGCAAATAGtgcgttgtaaattttgtagaagaaaGGGTCACATTTGGCAATTATGCAACATGCTTTCATCACAAAAATTGCAAGCGATGGATGAATTATGTAATCCTTCAATATTGCAAGAATTGCAGGAGTATCTACAGAAGTACCGCAACTCAACTACTGTTAACGACAACATTCCAGTTGCTGAAAAGGACAATATCGAAAAAATTACCACAACTAATTTAAAAACTCAATTTTGCGAAAGCATTGCAAACGTTGAGGAAGACCGGAGCAATACACTAACCAAAATAGAAAATTCTACAATTTCAGAAATGGTTGATTCTGATATTATGGAACAAATAAATCGCATCATTGAGGAATCAGAAAAGTATTGCCCTACCATAGAAAACAATCTTCAGATATCTTCGGTTAAGTCAGTCGCAGACATTTATTCTGCCCATAGTAATACACGGGAACTTCAAGTAAATAATTCCAAACTCTTGATATCGTCTGTTATGTCAAAAGTAGAAATGAATACAAGTGAAAAAAGTTTAGATGTCAATGCTCTAACTGAAATGAGTTCTACATTGCCACAAGTTCAAGATCAACctattcaaaaaaagaaaatacgtTGCACATTTTGTAGAAAGAATGGTCATTTATGGGAAACTTGTTTTAAAATTCCTATGCAGATCGCCAAtttattaaatgaaataaaatcaggTAAGTCAAATAATATCAAAAAAgcataaaaaaatgtattttattgACTGTTTGCTTTTTAATAGCTGAAGGTACGGTTGGTGCTGATGAATAATTATTGGGAGCAGCAACTGCAAGCATTGAAGATCATCAACCAACATGTGCACAACAATCTATTATAACTGCAAGCACTATAGGGTATCAAGCAACAGatgaaaatgtttcaaaatCGGAGGAAACTGAAAATAATACCACCAATTCCACCCATAGCAAAGAAAATATTGAAACTGCTTCTAAAAATCTATAATAGGACAAATATCTATAACCTTTCTAAGATAATTTTTAAAACTGTAATCTATGTATGTTATATATTATAAGCACTATTTGTAATGTCTTAATATGTTATTATTATAAACAACTCTTAGATTAAATACTTTAAAAAGATCTGGCCGATAAAATGTCTGCTGGTAATGAAATAACGCGGCGTACCTTTTAGAAGATCGGAAGATCGCCCTTAGACGGAGGAAGTGAAGAAAGCTTTTTTCCGTcgctggggccgaattaccgcatattTGGTTGAGTGCGCTTTTgtttcgaatgaaatttcataatGAGTTTAATGGATGTTATACCACTTGCATACCCATCGTACATTGAATTCGTTATAAATTATGATCAATTTAAAGATTCGCGTTCTTACTTTTCAAAGATTCACGTTTAATAAAgaaatacataattcacaataaagAGATTTCAAACGATTTTACTCGAGGACTAAGTGCTGGGTTTCCTCCAAGCACTTAGTCCTCTCGTAATGCTGTGGTTCTTATATTAGCTCAATGCACGATGATCTCATCGGTTAGTTTCTATTTCATTCTTTCAccgtttcttttgttttgcacCTTACTACTGTGGCTTAAGTAAAAAGTATCGGTTTTGTTCGAGTTTAgatatatttatgtatgtagATTGATAGTGGTCcataaggtatttaagagtttgAAGAGGATTATATATGTCAAAAGATTAGTCAACAACACAAGCAAATGAAATAAGTTAAAACGAAGAACAAAATTTAATCAATTCTCAACATctgtttgttttaaattttgcagttccaatttaacgcctttactGTATCGACCTTATTAAGCAACCATGTTGACAGGCGTAAAATGCGTCCATACCTAAAAAGGTGTGTGCCCGACTCAGTTGTTGAGTTTGTTTTTGGGTTTCTGCTAGTAAACAAAATGAATGGCGGGAAATGGTGaatggaaaaaattatttttcaactcGACTTTTTCGCGTAAGAAAAATGACAGACGCTGATCATAAttctttaaaaatgcatttaaataaatataaaatcgtGTAGTGGGTGCTTGTTTTTACATTCCAAATACGAAATATGTATAGTTGCCGGCTCGTGTGTTAGAGTATTCAAAACACAATAACGTAAGGTAATGGGGCTCAAGACAAAAAATGTCAGCTGTTCTGTTATTGACACTTCGGGCATTAGCATAAAACCAAATGCCAGATGctatttgtaattattttttgttcaaaGTTTGTAATTAAGATAATTGTAAATTGTGAACTTATGCATGGAAATCTACGTCTTATAAATACCAAGGATTGCTTCTTTTTTTTAGCACaggtatgtacatatatagAGTATCACTCTTTATGAGAAGGGAATCATATGAGACATCTCGCGTGTTGTGGTGGTATAGATTCCACTGCCAATCTCCTGCGTAGGAATATGCCGGCCTTGTGAAAAAATGTACATGTATTAGTACAATTGAAAAAATGGGGCGTAATATATGGTATGTGAATTATAAATTACTTGCATTAGTTGTGTATAGCGACGGAGCTCCAATTCAGGTTGTGTCTATTGAATGTGGCATGTGCTATAAAGAATAACACCATATACCATTTCAAAATAGTGTCCATATGATAtataaatcttttaaaaaattaaattattaactgGAACAAAATCTGGATATCATACAAGTTTTGAAAGTATATTTGAGcgcttttaatttgttttttaattaaattgaataGAAACTGATATTTATAGATCCAAAGTTTAGGTGGCCTAATGATGGATGCAGTTAAACAAAATAGTCTCGACAGTTATGTGCTGTGACTTCATTTATAAGTCGCTACGGAACGTATACTTACTTATACCTTTCCTGTAGCTCTTTGCTGAGCCTCTTATCATAAATACCAAccagtgtggtgctcatagttattccgTGCAGGGGCCAAAACTACTACTGAGTTTTCGAAGGAGGTTAAATTCGTCCAATCCAAGTGCGACGGATAATCTCCATAAAAGCATTCAGTCGGTGGTTGTTAACGCTTCTTCTGCCGCATCCTTTTGAATACTATTTTGAACCTACAAAACCTGCTGAAACGGgaggcttttttttttgtaactctGGGCCTCTTGTTCTAGATCATGAAGATCCAGTCTGACGTCTCTGAGCGGTGGAAGCCTATACACAAGGTGGTGATTTGGATGTTTGCTACAAAAACAGTTCAGTAACTTATTCGTATGCAATGTATAGATATGTCTTTGCACAGAAAGAATGTTAGTtgttgtatccaaatttggatgtgaAGTGAGCGATCCTGAAGTGCTCCGGTAGCCGTTGGCGTGCTCGGATGGCCAGTGCTGGTGGGTTTGATTCCCACCGGTGGTCTTGGTCTGCCGCTACCGTGGTATCACGCTAAAGCgaaaaaaatgtctaagtgagtctgtaaataactgccactcttacctaacctagcaaTCCTCGTCAACCTCCAataggtgagcaaactcgttccggtccaaagaagtGATCGCcttgatggccattggttatttaaagtcacCAATAATTCGGCTTGTCATATCAAGTGCCGGCCGGCCTCGCACCGAGACTTCACTCGATAGCGCAAATTGCCATCGTATGAAAcataccactgcctgcgccgggaaattgggccgccattggggtattcgaccggctggtataaagcgagcgactGCTGCGTTCgttcggcaactagcacatccgaggggggtgtcAGTACCACTCAAGCGGCGATTGATGTACTCTTTGAaaccagcccaatcggccttcttctgattgataaacgcccGGCGTTCAGAGGTTAAAAAGTCGGGTGGCCGTTCGATGGTGATAATATGGGGagatggtctgaccccaaagagatgacgacttgccaggatacgtcactctgGAGATCAGGggttgcaatggaaatgtctggcaagCTGCTACGCCTCCTCGTTATCCTAGTGGGGCGTCCTCATtgaccgtgcaaaacgtggaaccTTCAATTTGCTCTTCCAAAGGTATGCCCCGCTGGTCTTTACctgggggagaatgccatgaaatggtCAGATAGTAATCCTCTTATGTTGggtttgtaagcttggccattaattgggacacagctaccaaccggcagtATGTAAactttgtatagctctatctcagtAGTGCCGGagctgactgctatccccatggactccatgtaggggtcactatagccaggcgcaggcgagatgagTCTATACTGCAATGAATGgagtatcacgaaggccaatcccccacatCCATTCCTTGGACAATCTTTACTTagcattgtatccgtgacaactgtgcaagctgcaggtgttggtcagctttgtctcctcaACCGCTGTGACCAATCTGTTCCTTTGACTCATAAAAAAACCGCTTGTCgcggagaccgttgcaattcaattgcaaaaaggATGCACTTCCTGGCACTGGTCTGACAATATAGGGCCTGTGATGCTGCTTATATAGCCGCACGGGAGAGATCGGGGGATCACATAGTCCGACAACGagaacgcagaaggcgacgacgacgacgcttgtgacccactgctatcTGTGtccgcacagcaccttgcaacatattcagtatgactatactcccgtattGATGTAAGGCTAGAGCAAGAtcagaaatgtacccactccatgcaccggttacacttcACCGACAACGATCGATGATGAAGGcgattctggcaaaccgaatagAGCCATGGTCTGGGCTTATTTTCAATCCCGGACTAGAAAAGCGTGCGAGGatggcactccgggatgtgcctctcctatGACGAAAAAAGGTCGAACACGAACACTGAGGCGGATGACCTTGCCGATttaggattccatcgggtcaatccggtgcgtacaaccagcTGTCATTCtcggttagtggaacaaatgttctgtcatagccaattaaagtaagtacatttttgaaaaagtcaCTATTTTGGGATTTGTAGAGAAGTAGTTAAAAAGTTTTAAGCGAGGCAAGTTTATCTGGATATTCCTACTAGATCCAGAATAATTAAAGTATCTACGTAGTACTAACTTTGTAAACGAATAAAATAATTAGGACGGACGGTTCGgtgcaaaacattttttacatGCATTTGGAGGGCATATGAAGTAAAAAGAAGTCCAAAGGGAATGTAGTCGTGTCGAACCAGTAGACACAGAGAGGGCAGATGAAAACACAACCACTCAAAATGGATGCGAAACTGTTAATGAGCAGACAAACTCCAACAATAATAATCTTTAGATAACCTCCGATAAAGGCGACAGCCACACTGATCATCCGTCCAATATGGCAAAGCAAATAAtgcgttgtaaattttgtagaagaaaGGGTCACATTTGGCAATTATGCAACATGCATTTACCAGAAAAATTGCAAGCGATGGACGAATTATTTAATCCTTCAATATTGCAAGAATTGCAGGAGTATCTACAGAAGTACCGCAACTCAACTACTGTTAACGAAAACATACCAATTGCTGAAAAGGACAACAACGAAAAAGTTACTACAACTAATTTAAAAACTCAATTTGGCGATAGCGTAGCAAACGTTGAGGAAAACCAGACAAATACTTTTACCAAATtagaaaattctaaaattttagaAGTGGTTGATTCTGATATTATAGAACAAATAAATCGCATCATTGAGGAATCGGAAAAGTATTGCCCTAGCGTAGAAAACCATCTTCAGATATCTTCGGTTATGTCAGCCGCAGACATTTATTCATACAGGGACTTAAGTGAATAATTCCAAACTCTTGATATCGTCTGTTATGTCAAAAGTAGAAATGAATACAAGTGAAAAAAATGTCGATGCCAATGCTATAACTGAAGTGAGTTCTACATTGGAAATACTATTTTAAATTATATAGTAAATAATATATTCGCATTAGTAATCCTAAAGTATTAGGcgttttacttaaaaaatttccaattctCAAAGAGTGAGAtattttgtattgggttgcccaaaaagtaattccggattttttaaaagaaagtaaatgcatttttaataaaacttagaatgaactttaatcaaatatactttttttacactttttttctaaagcaagctaaaagtagcagccgataactgacagaataaagaatgcaattacagagtaacaagctgtgaaaaaatttgtcaacgccgactatatgaaaaatccgcaattactttttgggcaacccaatatatataattgTATCTAGGACAAATTCGAAATCCAATTGTATCAGAGTGTATCCAATTTGATTCAATTAAATCTGAtgccagatataattggatctggccatatcaaatttttttactCGGGATATTAAAATAACTTCGAACTCAGACTTCTAGCCAAATGCCTAAAAAATGCGGCAAAATAAGAGTCTCTTTAcctaaaacatataaaaatttggattaatttatatggaagtcataagcgtagaaaggcctctgggggatgggctaagcacccccagaaaagtttttctgtttttaatttaagaaacacataatttttattgattaaacGCTTGAAAGGTATATTTACGTTTATTAAGtctaaaaacttattttttacatattgaGAGAATTAATAATACTTAATAAGAGTATTTCACACATACGgtaacattttcattttggtcgTCGCTGGTTTAAACCAGCGATGTCCAACCCCTTACGCTAGCGTCGATGGCAAGTCACACGTATTCTTATTctctttgtttcagtcgttgttgagagATCATAGAATGaacatgtttttattttaagcgAAATGATTCTATTGATAATACACTTGGAAGGAAAAACgtttttaagttttcttattttatgtttatttttgcaaaacatgAATCATTAAGtcccaaaaataattttttcccatCTTGAGGGAATTAAAAGTACTTTAAGAGAGTATTTCACAAA includes:
- the LOC106081997 gene encoding small ribosomal subunit protein eS10B; the protein is MFMPKAHRVAIYEYLFKEGVIVAKKDTHAPKHPELENIPNLHVIKTLQSLHSRGLVKEQFAWRHYYWYLTNEGIEFLRSYLHLPPEIVPATLKRPTRPETVRPRPAAAGQRTTDSSKTGEDRSAYRRAPGGADKKGDVGPGAGDVEFRGGFGRGRPQ
- the LOC106081996 gene encoding uncharacterized protein LOC106081996; this encodes MAEITTTDSSALLNRYVRNFNTLLQCPARFAGGKDGQNVQQFIEHIKYYKSLKCVTDEQALQELHHLLKEPAATWWLQKKQNCTSWSEALKTLEKQYSKSRSAHMIWKDLFRLPYQAYGTVDEFLNEKSGLLNELPEPHLNEQNKLAIISGLLPSNMQTSNTLSNISTIEELKEYVLRYKQKHSAAIPLLKEVKMEPVDTEGTDINTNTQNGGKTVSEHANYFNNNLQITSDKGDSHNDNPSNMSKQIVRCKFCRRKGHIWQLCNMLSSQKLQAMDELCNPSILQELQEYLQKYRNSTTVNDNIPVAEKDNIEKITTTNLKTQFCESIANVEEDRSNTLTKIENSTISEMVDSDIMEQINRIIEESEKYCPTIENNLQISSVKSVADIYSAHSNTRELQVNNSKLLISSVMSKVEMNTSEKSLDVNALTEMSSTLPQVQDQPIQKKKIRCTFCRKNGHLWETCFKIPMQIANLLNEIKSAEGTVGADE